One stretch of Streptomyces sp. 135 DNA includes these proteins:
- a CDS encoding aminotransferase class V-fold PLP-dependent enzyme produces MSVSAVPAVAADPSVCSPLAVLGRDVTVPLVTGGEVTYAALDYAASAPALQRVWDDVAAYAPYYGSVHRGAGYLSQLSTDLFENSRTTVAEFLDCREDDQVVFTRSTTDSLNLLAAALPAGCEVFVFETEHHASLLPWRDARVTYLDAPRTPGEAVRNLERALADRDPYGPALVCVTGASNVTGELWPVRELAAAAHAHGARIVLDAAQLAPHHPVSVQELDLDWVAFSGHKLYAPFGSGVLAGRSDWLREAEPYLAGGGASRKVARRPKEAGGGVDVEWHDTAARHEAGSPNVIGVYSIAAACKALTEAGFDELVAREQYLIRKVREGLAEVPAVRVLSLFGDDAPRVGVISFVVDGWNSSHFAAALSAEYGIGVRDGLFCAHPLVRTLLGGEPGEPGECGAPEAAPGEKSLNAIRVSFGAGTPDEHVERFVRAVKELVADGARWNYRTEDGRCVPDTGAAA; encoded by the coding sequence ATGTCTGTTTCCGCTGTTCCTGCCGTTGCCGCCGACCCGTCCGTCTGTTCCCCGCTCGCCGTCCTCGGCCGGGACGTCACCGTGCCGCTGGTCACCGGCGGCGAGGTGACGTACGCCGCGCTCGACTACGCGGCGAGCGCCCCCGCGCTCCAGCGCGTCTGGGACGACGTGGCCGCCTACGCCCCGTACTACGGCAGCGTGCACCGTGGCGCCGGGTACCTCTCGCAGCTCTCCACCGACCTCTTCGAGAACTCCCGCACGACCGTCGCCGAGTTCCTCGACTGCCGCGAGGACGACCAGGTCGTCTTCACCCGCTCCACGACCGACTCGCTGAACCTCCTCGCCGCCGCCCTGCCCGCCGGTTGCGAGGTCTTCGTCTTCGAGACCGAGCACCACGCCTCGCTCCTGCCGTGGCGGGACGCCCGCGTCACCTACCTCGACGCGCCGCGCACCCCCGGTGAGGCCGTGCGGAACCTGGAGCGCGCGCTCGCCGACCGCGATCCTTACGGCCCGGCCCTCGTGTGCGTCACCGGCGCCTCCAACGTCACCGGTGAGCTGTGGCCGGTGCGGGAGCTGGCCGCCGCCGCGCACGCCCACGGGGCCCGCATCGTCCTGGACGCCGCGCAGCTCGCCCCCCACCACCCGGTCTCCGTGCAGGAGTTGGACCTGGACTGGGTCGCCTTCTCCGGGCACAAGCTGTACGCGCCCTTCGGCTCGGGCGTTCTCGCGGGCCGCTCCGACTGGCTGCGGGAGGCCGAGCCCTACCTCGCGGGCGGCGGCGCCTCGCGGAAGGTGGCGCGACGCCCGAAGGAAGCGGGCGGCGGCGTGGACGTGGAGTGGCACGACACCGCCGCCCGCCACGAGGCCGGGTCACCGAACGTCATCGGCGTCTACTCCATCGCCGCCGCCTGCAAGGCGCTCACCGAGGCCGGGTTCGACGAGCTGGTGGCCCGTGAGCAGTACTTGATCAGGAAGGTCCGCGAAGGGCTGGCCGAGGTGCCCGCCGTGCGGGTGCTCTCCCTCTTCGGTGACGACGCGCCGCGCGTGGGCGTCATCTCCTTCGTCGTGGACGGCTGGAACAGCTCGCACTTCGCCGCCGCGCTCTCCGCCGAGTACGGCATCGGCGTACGCGACGGCCTGTTCTGCGCCCACCCGCTGGTGCGCACCCTGCTCGGCGGTGAGCCCGGCGAGCCCGGCGAGTGCGGGGCCCCGGAGGCCGCGCCCGGCGAGAAGTCGCTGAACGCGATCCGCGTGAGCTTCGGCGCGGGCACCCCCGACGAGCACGTCGAGCGTTTCGTGCGCGCCGTCAAGGAGCTGGTGGCGGACGGCGCGCGGTGGAACTACCGCACGGAGGACGGGCGTTGCGTGCCGGACACCGGCGCCGCCGCCTGA
- a CDS encoding response regulator transcription factor, with the protein MNRILIVEDEERIASFVEKGLRAGGFTTTVVGDGESAHDYALTGGFDLIVLDIGLPGKDGFTVLRELREARVSTPVIVLTARDSVRDTVAGLEGGADDWMTKPFRFEELLARVRLRLRTAARAPEVTVLRSGGLSLDLRTRRARADQRTVDLTAREFVLLELFLRHPGQVLSREQILSHVWGYDFDPGSNIVDVYVRALRKKLGPQRVETVRGMGYRLPA; encoded by the coding sequence GTGAACCGCATTCTGATCGTCGAGGACGAGGAGCGCATCGCCTCCTTCGTGGAGAAGGGCCTGCGGGCGGGCGGCTTCACGACGACCGTGGTCGGCGACGGCGAGAGCGCCCACGACTACGCCCTGACCGGCGGCTTCGACCTGATCGTCCTGGACATCGGGCTGCCCGGCAAGGACGGCTTCACGGTCCTGCGGGAGCTGCGCGAGGCCCGGGTGAGCACCCCCGTCATCGTGCTGACGGCGCGCGACTCGGTGCGGGACACCGTGGCGGGCCTGGAGGGCGGCGCCGACGACTGGATGACCAAGCCCTTCCGCTTCGAGGAGCTGCTCGCGCGGGTCCGCCTGCGGCTGCGCACGGCGGCCCGGGCGCCCGAGGTGACGGTGCTGCGCAGCGGCGGGCTGAGCCTGGACCTGCGCACGCGCAGGGCGCGTGCGGACCAGCGGACGGTGGACCTGACGGCCCGTGAGTTCGTGCTGCTCGAACTGTTCCTGCGCCACCCCGGACAGGTGCTCTCGCGGGAGCAGATCCTCTCCCACGTGTGGGGCTACGACTTCGACCCCGGCTCCAACATCGTGGACGTGTACGTCCGCGCGCTGCGCAAGAAGCTCGGCCCGCAGCGGGTGGAGACGGTGCGCGGGATGGGGTACCGGCTCCCGGCGTGA
- a CDS encoding SLC13 family permease: protein MTLNPRQAVTLCAALSLCALLLVPGNFPGLSGDARLTLAVFALATCAWIGTPIDDTYIALGAGLALTATGVISSDTLFGTLGDETVWLLICAFVLAAAVARTGLAGRAAAFLVSGARSVRQLTHLTTAALVVTAFAVPATSGRAALALPVFLALAKVLAERRRLVVMLALLFPTVILLSAVATLIGAGAHLITVSVLWEATGDRIGFTQWLLLGLPLAIASSHLAAEAVLLTTTRRADRKGPVHITLDQLQEHSQQPVTGPWEPAETRCALLLATVVALWCSEPLHQVPPAVVALIGAVVAASPALGTVRLKDALKTVPWSLLLFMAATMAMGVALADSGAAKWLVGGLPLDLPPWLFLAAVVTVSTAAHLVLQSRSARSSVLVPLVVAAAVGAGVNPVAAALASTAAAGFCHTLPASAKPVTLFADIPGTPTYTPRDLLRLSAVLAPLTAALVLLCAVTLWPLLGVPVR, encoded by the coding sequence GTGACCTTGAACCCGCGCCAAGCCGTGACCCTCTGCGCGGCCCTCAGCCTCTGCGCGCTGCTGCTCGTGCCCGGCAACTTCCCGGGGCTGAGCGGCGACGCCCGCCTCACGCTGGCCGTCTTCGCGCTCGCGACCTGCGCCTGGATCGGCACGCCGATCGACGACACGTACATCGCGCTCGGCGCGGGACTCGCCCTCACCGCGACCGGCGTGATCAGCAGCGACACCCTCTTCGGCACCCTCGGCGACGAGACGGTGTGGCTGCTGATCTGCGCCTTCGTGCTCGCCGCCGCCGTCGCGCGCACCGGCCTCGCCGGGCGGGCCGCGGCGTTCCTCGTCAGCGGGGCGCGCAGCGTACGGCAGCTGACCCATCTGACGACCGCCGCCCTGGTCGTGACGGCCTTCGCGGTTCCGGCCACCTCGGGGCGCGCCGCGCTCGCGCTGCCCGTCTTCCTCGCCCTCGCCAAGGTCCTCGCCGAGCGCAGGCGGCTCGTGGTGATGCTGGCGCTGCTCTTCCCGACCGTCATCCTGCTCTCCGCGGTGGCGACCCTGATCGGCGCGGGCGCGCATCTGATCACGGTGTCGGTGCTGTGGGAGGCGACCGGTGACCGGATCGGCTTCACGCAGTGGCTGCTGCTCGGGCTGCCGCTCGCCATCGCCTCCTCCCATCTGGCCGCCGAGGCCGTGCTGTTGACGACCACCCGGCGCGCCGACCGCAAGGGCCCGGTCCACATCACCCTCGACCAGCTCCAGGAGCACAGCCAGCAGCCGGTGACCGGCCCCTGGGAGCCCGCCGAGACGCGCTGCGCCCTGCTGCTCGCCACGGTCGTCGCCCTGTGGTGCAGCGAGCCGCTGCACCAAGTGCCTCCCGCGGTCGTGGCGTTGATCGGCGCGGTCGTGGCGGCCTCCCCCGCCCTCGGCACCGTACGGCTCAAGGACGCCCTGAAGACCGTGCCCTGGTCACTGCTGCTCTTCATGGCGGCGACGATGGCGATGGGCGTCGCGCTCGCCGACTCCGGGGCGGCGAAGTGGCTGGTCGGCGGGTTGCCGCTGGATCTGCCGCCGTGGCTGTTCCTCGCCGCCGTCGTGACGGTCAGCACGGCCGCGCACCTGGTCCTCCAGTCCCGCTCGGCACGCTCCTCGGTCCTGGTCCCGCTGGTCGTCGCGGCGGCCGTCGGCGCGGGCGTCAACCCGGTCGCCGCCGCCCTCGCCTCCACGGCGGCCGCCGGTTTCTGTCACACGCTGCCCGCCTCCGCCAAGCCGGTCACGCTCTTCGCCGACATCCCAGGCACCCCCACCTACACCCCGCGCGACCTGCTGCGCCTCTCGGCGGTCCTGGCGCCGCTGACCGCCGCGCTCGTCCTGCTCTGCGCCGTGACGCTCTGGCCGCTGCTCGGCGTCCCCGTCCGCTGA